In the Aquificaceae bacterium genome, TATTCCCTCCACCTTCTGTATAGGTTATGCTCTATCCTCAAACTATCAAGCACCTTACCCACTACAAAGTCTACAAGCTCTTGCAAGCTTTTGGGTCTGTGATAAAAACCCGGGCTTGCGGGCATGACTATTGCACCTGCTTGTGAAACTTCAAGCATGTTTTTAAGATGAACCAAAGAATAGGGTGCTTCTCTTACCAACAAAACAAGAGGAACTCTTTCCTTTAGGGCTACTTCGCATACTCTGTGGATAAGGTTTTGGTTAGTCCCACAGGCTACATGAGAGAGAGTGCTCATGGAGCAGGGTGCTACCACCACACCCCTATAAAAGATAAGCCTTGAACCACTGGCTACTGGATTGGCTATGTCCTTTTCTGGAATGAGCCTTACCTTTGAAAACTCCCTGAGTATATCTGCCTTGGTTAGGTCAAGCTCTTGCTTTAGAACCACCCAGCCAGAAGAGGAGACTATAAGGTCTATCTCAAAGTCCATTGAACTTAGAACCTGTAAGAGTCTATAGCCATATATGGCACCGCTTGCTCCTGTGATGCATACTACTATCTTGTTTGACATGT is a window encoding:
- a CDS encoding UbiX family flavin prenyltransferase gives rise to the protein MSNKIVVCITGASGAIYGYRLLQVLSSMDFEIDLIVSSSGWVVLKQELDLTKADILREFSKVRLIPEKDIANPVASGSRLIFYRGVVVAPCSMSTLSHVACGTNQNLIHRVCEVALKERVPLVLLVREAPYSLVHLKNMLEVSQAGAIVMPASPGFYHRPKSLQELVDFVVGKVLDSLRIEHNLYRRWRE